One Branchiostoma floridae strain S238N-H82 chromosome 1, Bfl_VNyyK, whole genome shotgun sequence genomic region harbors:
- the LOC118413528 gene encoding pecanex-like protein 4, whose translation MGSGAPLLNDYKQDFFWKRFPQTLLGGQKLRLGYDAPAYVYINQLLLFLFPWVVGGIFTTVVELTTLDVSVGYYSVGGIVAATVLIVQLISFVVRRRGATVTKFDIQNILAEDDEVDFESCCGVETVEFILPGKKYAVNIVIHALLSGVMCGYGFWYLTPATLNSLYNSNTAVTVILYILGWLTVCIAQFSLTAAPPPEPATFRAQDVYEITPLMRPFYVCVFLVFDLVARFYTTFSGVNQVLHVVFIFLPLFWVLGLLPPLDALFPWLGEQVLVLALGGSPAAGDIRLLVMLLLSSATVVITYFLPSSLAMVIVAACCGYVLSLDLGTLGRQILRKCCSSSNPCRPDQKHQEETNAVINTGFGWGWTWREFLVHLFMLGVTAAVATVCNYFSQPVNNTVRSALGYTLVALLVILRVLQSVQSVYVCFGLVRNPLFPGSSQRIRLFKKRKKILGYAGYIYRVLSTTVTPLLMVAYISLYVTPTGLTVNTFILAVAVCRALRVVWQRMTSALLELVVVFIITVALPTDVWWNSLGLGLQLMLVGASRDRFFQLCSKLYFAGTILITSWTEKKQRRKDTIPIIVLNLVFFPVGLAIIVAAALLSAPLLPLFTYPLFLFGFPRPLRSWPGPVGSSANVNADTMYYRQVAAAFSKALGRAFSSGSLGDPDPGSHYLVRYQDRSMWVQVLERGHGFCTVSIKGLELQETSCHTVEAARVDDIFELAFERDGHSACGVNSHVFNALLPRDAQIVNTYSDARNVLTGIIDSHDSLQQLTSDFAKTLVWVFLHHNAKKDYISDKQAVSKSDAVTVERDVHSRTALVHPVDEELSEGYRSQPASRKQSFSGSLPDWSDDDSDIFEMETLGDRNKNKVRLPAGLSDKKQSTKLDAATPSLPGTIDDDDSLLKELDGIGLPAIDSGTKHQQKSHGFPQPATQAYKPPLNLSGSLKFTSPYSSALSLPLKWRDIPIDPTRLDRLMDKFPKDWYRHVLSLLDLSVNGKTSKDVCEEISTDDVLTGIYARLVVACYAVVNVLGLSGGSDAASMGASHVYKVYTEDIPWSPDLDWLKEDPELFHLVVRAYRYAVKLMYDQGSLGPVDGEEELVEYLQEYDRDWYIGCEKDTRWEQAVLQSKPNLFSLGYDPTQGAYTGRVLTQQEVVTHIGQLSGEAVRGQWASLSLELLYFTNDDEERYSIQAHPVLLRNLTVQAADPPLGYPVYSSQPTGVPIL comes from the exons ATGGGGTCGGGAGCACCGCTGCTGAACGACTACAAACAGGACTTCTTCTGGAAGCGTTTTCCTCAGACACTCCTGGGCGGACAGAAACTCAGGCTGGGCTACGACGCCCCTGCCTATGTCTACATTAACCAGCTACTTCTCTTCTTGTTTCCCTGGGTCGTTGGTGGCATATTCACCACCGTGGTGGAGCTCACTACTCTGGACGTCTCTGTGGGGTACTACTCCGTAGGTGGCATCGTGGCCGCCACTGTTCTTATAGTGCAGCTAATCAGTTTTGTAGTGAGACGGCGGGGGGCGACTGTCACGAAATTCGACATCCAGAACATCCTGGCCGAAGACGACGAAGTAGACTTCGAGTCGTGCTGTGGGGTTGAGACGGTGGAGTTCATTCTCCCCGGGAAGAAGTACGCGGTAAACATCGTCATCCATGCCCTGCTGTCAGGAGTCATGTGTGGCTACGGGTTCTGGTACCTCACCCCCGCAACATTAAACTCTCTGTACAACTCCAACACTGCAGTGACAGTCATACTGTACATATTAGGTTGGTTGACTGTCTGTATAGCCCAGTTTTCTCTGACAGCCGCTCCACCACCTGAACCAGCCACGTTCAGGGCACAGGACGTGTACGAGATTACTCCACTGATGAGGCCCTTCTACGTGTGTGTTTTCCTTGTGTTTGACTTGGTAGCAAG ATTTTACACAACATTTTCTGGTGTCAACCAAGTTCTCCATGTTGTGTTCATCTTCCTGCCGCTGTTCTGGGTACTGGGGCTCCTACCCCCGCTGGATGCGCTGTTTCCATGGCTGGGAGAGCAGGTCCTGGTGCTGGCACTAGGGGGTTCTCCCGCTGCTGGGGACATCAG GTTACTGGTGATGCTGCTGCTGTCCAGTGCAACGGTAGTGATCACATACTTCCTGCCCTCGTCCCTGGCGATGGTCATCGTGGCGGCCTGCTGCGGGTACGTCCTGAGTCTGGACCTGGGCACCCTGGGAAGGCAGATCCTCCGCAAGTGTTGCTCAAGCTCCAACCCATGCAGACCCGATCAGAAACACCAGGAGGAGACCAACGCCGTCATCAACACAGGGTTTGGGTGGGGATGGACGTGGAGGGAGTTTCTGGTGCATCTCTTCATGCTGGGGGTGACGGCAGCAGTGGCCACAGTGTGCAACTACTTCTCTCAACCAGTCAACAACACAGTCCGCAGCGCTCTGGGCTACACGCTTGTAGCTCTGTTAGTTATACTGAGAGTCCTGCAGAGTGTACAGAGTGTGTACGTCTGTTTTGGTTTAGTCAGGAACCCCTTGTTCCCAGGCAGCTCGCAGAGGATTAGGCTCttcaagaagaggaagaaaatcCTGGGCTATGCAGGATACATCTATAGGGTTCTGTCAACAACAG TGACCCCTCTCCTGATGGTAGCCTACATATCTCTGTACGTCACACCTACCGGCCTGACTGTCAACACCTTCATACTGGCTGTAGCTGTGTGCAGAGCACTCAGGGTG GTGTGGCAGAGGATGACATCTGCTCTCCTGGAACTAGTGGTTGTCTTCATCATCACAGTAGCCTTACCTACCGATGTCTGGTGGAACAGCCTCGGCCTCGGACTGCAGCTCATGCTGGTGGGAGCCAGTAGGGACCGGTTCTTCCAGCTCTGTAGCAAGCTGTACTTTGCTGGTACGATCCTCATCACCTCGTGGACAGAGAAGAAGCAGCGCCGTAAAGACACCATTCCCATCATAGTTCTGAACCTTGTGTTCTTCCCAGTGGGGCTTGCCATTATCGTGGCAGCAGCGTTGCTCTCAGCCCCCCTGCTACCCTTGTTCACCTACCCCCTCTTCCTGTTCGGCTTCCCACGGCCCCTGCGGTCATGGCCAGGTCCAGTTGGCAGCTCAGCTAACGTGAACGCGGACACCATGTACTACCGGCAAGTGGCTGCTGCGTTCAGCAAGGCGCTGGGACGAGCGTTCTCGAGTGGGAGTCTGG GTGACCCTGACCCTGGGAGTCACTACCTGGTGCGTTACCAGGACAGGTCCATGTGGGTGCAGGTCCTGGAGCGGGGCCATGGCTTCTGTACCGTCAGCATCAAGGGCCTGGAGCTGCAGGAGACGTCCTGTCACACCGTCGAGGCTGCGCGGGTGGACGACATCTTTGAGCTCGCCTTCGAAAGAGACGGGCACTCCGCGTGTGGCGTGAATTCCCATGTCTTCAACGCGCTGCTGCCTCGCGATGCGCAGATCGTCAACACGTATTCCGATGCACGTAACGTCCTGACGGGGATCATCGACTCCCACGACAGTTTGCAGCAGCTCACATCAGACTTTGCCAAGACTCTTGTCTGGGTCTTCCTGCATCACAATGCCAAGAAGGACTACATCAGCGACAAACAAGCAGTCTCAAAATCTGATGCTGTTACCGTGGAGCGTGATGTACACAGTAGAACTGCTCTTGTGCATCCAGTAGATGAAGAACTTAGCGAAGGCTACAGGTCCCAACCTGCCTCTAGGAAGCAGTCCTTCTCTGGCAGCCTGCCCGACTGGTCTGACGATGACAGCGATATCTTTGAAATGGAAACTCTGGGAGATaggaacaaaaacaaagtcCGCCTACCAGCAGGGCTATCAGACAAAAAGCAGTCGACCAAACTGGATGCAGCTACACCCTCCCTCCCTGGTacaattgatgatgatgacagccTTCTTAAAGAGCTGGATGGAATAGGCTTGCCTGCAATAGACTCTGGGACCAAGCACCAACAGAAATCCCATGGCTTCCCACAACCAGCTACACAGGCATATAAACCGCCTCTCAATCTGTCAGGGTCCCTGAAGTTCACATCTCCGTATTCCTCAGCCCTGAGCTTACCCCTGAAGTGGAGAGACATCCCCATTGATCCAACAAGGCTGGACAGACTCATGGACAAGTTCCCCAAGGACTGGTACCGCCATGTCCTCTCACTGTTGGACCTGTCAGTGAACGGGAAGACATCGAAGGACGTGTGTGAGGAGATATCTACAGATGATGTGCTGACAGGGATCTATGCCAGGCTGGTGGTGGCCTGCTATGCAGTGGTGAATGTGCTGGGGCTCAGTGGTGGTAGTGATGCAGCAAGCATGGGAGCCAGCCATGTGTATAAG GTGTACACAGAAGACATCCCGTGGTCTCCTGACCTGGACTGGTTAAAGGAGGACCCAGAGCTGTTCCATCTTGTTGTGAGAGCTTACAG GTATGCCGTGAAGCTGATGTATGACCAGGGCAGCCTGGGGCCTGTGGACGGGGAGGAGGAGCTGGTGGAGTACCTGCAGGAGTACGACAGGGACTGGTACATCGGCTGTGAGAAGGACACACGGTGGGAACAGGCGGTACTGCAGAGCAAGCCTAACCTCTTCTCACTGGGTTATGACCCAACTCAG GGTGCCTACACTGGGCGAGTCCTGACCCAACAGGAGGTGGTGACTCACATCGGCCAGCTCAGCGGGGAGGCCGTGCGTGGCCAGTGGGCGTCGCTCTCGCTAGAGCTGCTGTACTTCACCAACGATGACGAGGAGAGATACAGCATCCAGGCACACCCCGTCCTCCTCAGGAACCTTACGGTACAGGCGGCAGACCCGCCACTCGGGTACCCAGTCTACTCCTCACAGCCTACAGGGGTTCCCATACTGTAA
- the LOC118413538 gene encoding dehydrogenase/reductase SDR family member 7-like gives MAAGSLALCPLAFGPLQQRAVQVFEQISAMLELLVSGVVLVLLVQMVRLLLSDGDLSLMWYERFGKSPGELAGKVVWITGASSGIGEALAVELSRTGVKLVLSARREDELRRVKESCLGTGKVSGDDVLVLPLDSVAFDTHAGCVEKVLAHFGRIDVLVNNSGRSQRSVFWQTSLAGDRHILELNVLGQVSLTKAVLPHMMERGKGQIMVTSSLSGFIPTPVGSAYSGSKFAIHGLFGALRAELVASSYDINILLACPGPVVSNVGKNSMAGEPDKTGTLDPTMDPMRDNDMPTARCARLLAVGMANRLDEIWVARHPYLTYAYISSYLPVPALARRMSTNFAKRRMKAIMEGKKKQ, from the exons ATGGCTGCAGGAAGTTTGGCACTTTGCCCTCTGGCCTTCGGTCCATTACAACAACGTGCAGTGCAGGTCTTCGAGCAG ATCTCCGCCATGCTGGAGTTGCTAGTGTCTGGAGTTGTGCTGGTCCTGTTGGTACAGATGGTGAGGCTGCTGCTGTCTGATGGGGATCTCTCACTCATGTGGTACGAGAGGTTCGGAAAGTCTCCAG GGGAGCTGGCAGGTAAGGTGGTGTGGATCACAGGAGCGTCCAGCGGGATAGGAGAGGCCCTGGCTGTGGAGCTTAGCAGGACAGGGGTTAAACTGGTGCTGTCAGCCAGGAGGGAGGACGAGCTAAGGAGAGTCAAGGAATCTTGCCTTG ggacagggaaagtttCTGGCGATGACGTCCTGGTTTTACCACTAGACTCTGTTGCCTTTGACACCCACGCTGGGTGTGTGGAGAAGGTTCTCGCTCACTTTGGCAGG ATTGACGTCCTGGTGAACAACAGTGGCCGCAGTCAGCGGTCTGTGTTCTGGCAGACGAGCCTGGCTGGGGACAGGCACATCTTGGAGCTGAACGTCCTGGGCCAGGTGTCCCTGACGAAGGCTGTACTTCCGCACATGATGGAGCGGGGGAAGGGGCAGATCATGGTCACCAGCAGCCTGTCAGGCTTTATCCCCACTCCTGTGGGGTCTGCCTACAGTGGGAGCAAGTTTGCCATTCAT GGATTGTTTGGAGCATTGCGAGCTGAGCTTGTTGCGAGCTCGTATGATATCAACATACTCCTGGCCTGTCCTGGGCCAGTTGTATCAAATGTTGGGAAGAATTCGATGGCGGGAGAACCAGACAAG ACTGGCACATTGGACCCTACCATGGACCCCATGCGTGATAATGACATGCCCACAGCCCGCTGTGCGAGACTTCTCGCAGTCGGCATGGCTAACAGGCTAGATGAGATCTGGGTAGCGAGGCACCCTTACCTGACCTACGCTTACATCAGCAGTTATCTGCCAGTACCTGCCCTGGCAAGGAG GATGTCAACAAATTTTGCCAAGCGACGAATGAAGGCCATCATGGAGGGCAAGAAAAAGCAGTAA
- the LOC118413548 gene encoding uncharacterized protein LOC118413548 codes for MGFMNVTKHGLGLVLLASVGALSVLYVSWKCTQGEKKDRKGKGGAKKEEEVDAALKLDDVATGDAIAAKVQDSPVASNQTYATEPFCGPAAFLRRVQEERERLTGRCADAEMYQHWNLPSAVLERVRSAIGQSILITTNKKSTMATFEELCRVAMAPGGDNPYRPTMNDLAAYWDLVEKQVKKIDLLFDEVHALVKQETMI; via the exons ATGGGTTTCATGAACGTGACAAAACATGGACTCGGTCTTGTTCTGCTGGCGTCGGTTGGCGCCCTGAGTGTCCTCTATGTGTCATGGAAATGCACACAGGGGGAGAAGAAAGACAGGAAGGGGAAAGGGGGCGCCAAGAAGGAGGAAGAGGTAGATGCGGCGCTCAAGCTGGATGATGTTGCCACAGGTGACGCTATTGCAGCCAAG GTGCAGGACTCTCCTGTTGCCTCAAATCAGACCTATGCGACGGAGCCTTTCTGTGGCCCCGCCGCATTCCTGCGGCGTGTGCAGGAGGAGAGGGAGCGCCTGACGGGGCGCTGTGCGGATGCTGAGATGTACCAGCACTGGAACCTGCCCTCCGCTG ttctGGAGCGTGTGAGGAGTGCGATTGGCCAGTCCATCCTCATCACTACCAACAAGAAGTCCACCATGGCCACCTTCGAGGAGCTGTGCCGGGTCGCCATG GCGCCAGGTGGCGACAACCCGTACCGACCAACGATGAATGACCTGGCTGCGTACTGGGACCTAGTGGAGAAGCAG GTAAAGAAGATCGACCTGCTTTTCGACGAGGTGCACGCACTAGTGAAGCAGGAGACCATGATCTAG